The following are from one region of the Centropristis striata isolate RG_2023a ecotype Rhode Island chromosome 19, C.striata_1.0, whole genome shotgun sequence genome:
- the skor2 gene encoding SKI family transcriptional corepressor 2 yields the protein MDKSHLSGANDIIMTSSTGPYQQEPLTPPRPAHHHSSSSSLSSPSPSSSSPLKPNQVGQVILYGVPIVSLVIDNNERLCLAQISNTLLKNYSYNEIHNRRVALGITCVQCTPVQLEILRRAGAMPISSRRCGMITKREAERLCKSFLGENAPPKLPDNFAFDVTHECAWGCRGNFIPARYNSSRAKCIKCSLCNMYFSPNKFIFHSHRTPDAKYTQPDAANFNSWRRHLKLSDKHPADELVYAWEDVKAMFNGGSRKRALPSSSHCGSMGSMKTLPGSVVPHMMGPDLGAQKRSRFEDEDDLDGGSLSPRKTPRSYPVIPVPSKGFGMLQKFPPTSLFPSPYPFPAFGLCQQKKDDSDVSAGQKGAGLSGLLWPGRKDTFYPPFCMFWPPRAAGGIPVPTYLQPQPSALSSLADNPSLRQAFLDLSDHPSEPGAVAGNGNSVTATMAPGNGAATPRAGLFDPECTTVAPEHRPVTSSEGWLKLLDAPTLQTRKPSYGSAFRPVVKDAESIAKLHSNGGGGVAGAAEEDFGVVAVSRSDRHHRLSPSSSCSYGSESGGDGEEAEGAESEEEGEVDVESSKQEDEEEGGGFITSRPPPQTQTNLYLAALSDSHGEERGKERGSGAAYANASPRSSSDAVQQESPCSLPASPTASLPLSSSTPPHREDPAYKNVHKNRDEGLPVYATKDNSSISDENKEQNSFFVAESETSAPDYWRESSGDQNQGAASPVPLKKDVENMEKEELQKVLLEQIDFRRRLEQEFHALKGTSPFPVFHNFQDQMKRELAYREEMVQQLQMIPYANIIRKEKISSHLNK from the exons ATGGACAAAAGCCATCTTTCGGGCGCTAATGACATCATAATGACGAGCTCAACAGGCCCGTACCAGCAGGAGCCCCTGACCCCCCCCAGACCCGCCCACCaccactcctcttcctcctctttatCCTCGCcgtctccttcctcctcctcgccgCTCAAGCCCAACCAGGTGGGCCAGGTCATCCTGTACGGCGTCCCCATCGTCTCGCTGGTCATCGACAACAACGAGAGGCTCTGCCTGGCGCAGATCTCCAACACGCTGCTCAAGAACTACAGCTACAATGAGATCCACAACCGCCGCGTGGCGCTGGGCATCACCTGCGTCCAGTGCACGCCGGTCCAGCTGGAGATCCTTCGCCGCGCCGGCGCCATGCCCATCTCGTCACGCCGCTGCGGCATGATCACCAAGCGAGAAGCCGAGCGCCTCTGCAAGTCCTTCCTGGGGGAGAACGCGCCGCCGAAACTCCCCGACAACTTCGCCTTCGACGTGACGCACGAGTGCGCCTGGGGTTGCCGTGGCAACTTCATCCCTGCACGCTACAACAGCTCCAGGGCCAAGTGCATCAAGTGCTCCTTGTGCAACATGTACTTCTCCCCGAATAAGTTCATTTTCCACTCGCACCGCACGCCGGACGCCAAGTACACGCAGCCGGACGCCGCCAACTTCAACTCCTGGCGACGACACCTCAAACTCTCCGACAAACACCCGGCGGACGAGTTGGTGTACGCGTGGGAAGACGTGAAAGCGATGTTCAACGGAGGCAGCCGGAAGAGAGCGCTGCCTTCTTCTTCCCATTGTGGCTCTATGGGTTCTATGAAGACCCTGCCAGGTTCTGTGGTGCCTCACATGATGGGACCCGACCTCGGCGCTCAGAAAAGATCCCGCTTCGAAGACGAGGACGACCTGGACGGAGGCAGTCTGTCTCCCCGTAAGACGCCACGCAGCTACCCCGTCATCCCCGTCCCCAGCAAAGGCTTCGGCATGCTGCAGAAGTTCCCTCCCACGTCGCTCTTCCCCTCGCCGTACCCCTTCCCGGCGTTCGGCCTCTGCCAGCAGAAAAAAGACGACAGCGACGTGTCGGCGGGGCAGAAAGGAGCGGGGTTGTCGGGTCTTTTATGGCCCGGACGCAAAGACACGTTTTACCCTCCTTTCTGCATGTTTTGGCCCCCGAGGGCCGCCGGAGGAATCCCGGTCCCGACCTACCTGCAGCCCCAGCCCAGCGCGCTCTCCTCCCTGGCGGACAACCCGTCTCTGAGGCAGGCCTTCCTGGATCTCTCAGACCACCCCAGCGAGCCCGGAGCTGTCGCCGGCAACGGGAATAGTGTCACGGCAACCATGGCGCCCGGCAATGGGGCCGCCACCCCCAGAGCCGGGCTGTTTGACCCAGAGTGCACGACCGTGGCCCCCGAGCACCGCCCCGTGACATCATCAGAAGGCTGGCTCAAACTCCTGGACGCCCCGACCCTGCAGACCAGGAAGCCCAGCTACGGCTCGGCCTTCCGACCCGTCGTCAAGGACGCGGAGAGCATCGCCAAGCTCCATAGCAACGGGGGAGGAGGAGTCGCCGGGGCCGCAGAGGAGGACTTCGGGGTGGTGGCGGTGTCCAGGTCGGACCGCCACCACCGGCTGTCgcccagcagcagctgcagctacGGGAGCGAAAGCGGCGGCGACGGAGAGGAGGCGGAGGGAGCGGAGagcgaggaggagggggaggtggaCGTGGAGTCGTCGAAacaggaggacgaggaggagggggggggcttCATCACAAGCAGGCCGCCGCCACAGACTCAAACCAACCTGTACCTCGCCGCGTTGAGCGACAGCCACGGAGAGGAGCgggggaaggagagagggagtggCGCCGCGTACGCCAACGCCTCCCCTCGCTCCTCCTCGGACGCCGTCCAGCAGGAGTCCCCCTGCAGCCTGCCGGCCTCCCCGACCGCCAGCCTGCCTCTCTCCAGCTCCACCCCTCCTCACCGAGAGGACCCGGCTTACAAAAAC gttcACAAAAATAGAGATGAAGGACTACCTGTGTACGCAACCAAAGACAACTCCAGCATTTCTG ATGAAAACAAAGAGCAGAATAGTTTCTTTGTAGCGGAGAGTGAGACGTCGGCGCCCGACTACTGGAGGGAAAGCTCAG GTGATCAGAACCAAGGTGCTGCCTCTCCTGTGCCGCTAAAGAAGGACGTAGAGAACATGGAAAAAG AGGAGCTGCAGAAGGTTCTGCTGGAGCAGATCGACTTCAGGAGGAGACTGGAGCAGGAGTTTCACGCTCTGAAGGGCACCTCGCCATTTCCTGTCTTCC ATAATTTCCAGGACCAGATGAAACGAGAGCTCGCCTACAGAGAAGAGATGGTCCAACAGTTACAGATG ATTCCCTACGCAAACATcatcagaaaagaaaagatcagCTCCCATCTCAACAAGTAG
- the ier3ip1 gene encoding immediate early response 3-interacting protein 1, with amino-acid sequence MAFTLYSLIQTAILCTNAVAVLHEERFLSKFGWGVDQGVGGFGDDPGIKAQILTLIRSVRTVMRVPLIIVNSACIVLLLLFG; translated from the exons ATGGCGTTTACTCTCTACTCTCTCATCCAGACCGCTATTCTCTGCACTAATGCAGTCGCTGTGTTGCACGAAGAAAGGTTCCTCAGCAAAT TCGGCTGGGGAGTTGATCAGGGAGTTGGAGGTTTTGGAGATGATCCAGGAATCAAAGCGCAGATTCTCACCCTCATCCGCTCAGTCCGGACCGTCATGAGAG tgCCTTTGATTATAGTGAACTCGGCCTGCATCGTGCTGTTGTTACTGTTTGGTTGA